One segment of Bacillus alkalisoli DNA contains the following:
- the racE gene encoding glutamate racemase codes for MQRPIGVIDSGVGGLTVAKEIMRQLPKERIIYLGDTARCPYGPRNKEEVREFTWEMTNYLLLHHDIKMLVIACNTATAVALDEISDRLPIPVIGVIEPGSRTALKVTSNRHVGVIGTVGTITSGAYENALKTINSEVLVESLACPPFVPLVESGEYEGELPDQVVKETLLPILNKGIDTLILGCTHYPLLKESIQKAVGPSTEIISSGDETAREVSTILDYKKLLNRQKARSQDHLFLTTGPKEIFQKIASKLFEQSIENVETIVLEKVNS; via the coding sequence TTGCAAAGACCGATTGGAGTTATTGATTCTGGAGTAGGTGGCCTTACTGTTGCAAAAGAAATAATGAGGCAATTGCCGAAAGAAAGAATCATCTACCTAGGAGATACAGCTCGGTGTCCTTATGGCCCGAGAAATAAAGAAGAAGTTCGAGAATTCACATGGGAAATGACAAATTACCTATTACTACACCATGACATTAAAATGTTAGTAATTGCTTGTAATACTGCAACTGCTGTAGCGTTGGATGAAATAAGTGATAGATTACCTATTCCAGTTATCGGTGTTATTGAACCAGGTTCACGAACGGCGCTTAAAGTTACATCAAATAGGCATGTAGGTGTTATAGGTACAGTAGGTACGATAACGAGTGGTGCATATGAAAATGCATTAAAAACAATAAACTCAGAAGTGCTAGTAGAAAGTTTAGCTTGTCCTCCATTTGTTCCATTAGTGGAAAGCGGCGAATATGAGGGAGAGCTTCCAGACCAAGTTGTTAAAGAAACCTTATTGCCTATACTTAATAAAGGAATCGATACATTAATTCTTGGGTGTACACATTATCCTTTACTTAAAGAATCCATTCAAAAAGCTGTAGGTCCTTCAACGGAAATTATTTCCTCTGGAGATGAAACTGCTAGAGAAGTTAGTACTATTCTTGATTATAAGAAATTATTAAATCGCCAAAAAGCAAGATCTCAAGATCATCTTTTCTTAACAACAGGACCGAAAGAGATTTTCCAAAAAATCGCATCTAAACTATTTGAACAATCTATCGAAAACGTTGAAACCATCGTACTAGAAAAAGTAAATAGCTAA
- a CDS encoding acyl-CoA thioesterase, with amino-acid sequence MKKINYINDFSNWMNEFSFSHLIKVRFSETDMFGHMNNTVPFVYFEEARIEYFKNLGFMQEWAMPSSNTIPVVADLQCDYVNQVYFGEQIRVFVKANDIGTSSVDLHYMGLKDNGDVCFVGRGRMVQLNKQTGKGDPWTAEMKDKFFTAVSKNI; translated from the coding sequence TTGAAAAAGATAAATTATATTAACGACTTTTCCAATTGGATGAATGAGTTCTCATTCAGTCATCTTATTAAAGTAAGATTTTCCGAAACAGATATGTTTGGTCATATGAATAATACTGTGCCGTTTGTATATTTCGAAGAAGCTAGAATCGAATATTTCAAGAATCTTGGCTTTATGCAAGAATGGGCAATGCCTTCAAGTAATACAATACCGGTAGTTGCAGATCTCCAATGTGATTATGTGAATCAGGTTTACTTTGGTGAACAGATTAGAGTGTTCGTTAAAGCAAATGATATTGGAACATCTTCTGTCGATCTGCATTATATGGGATTAAAGGATAATGGAGATGTTTGTTTTGTAGGAAGAGGGCGAATGGTCCAGTTAAACAAACAAACTGGTAAAGGTGACCCTTGGACAGCAGAAATGAAAGATAAATTCTTTACAGCAGTATCAAAAAATATTTGA
- the trxA gene encoding thioredoxin has protein sequence MAILNVTDQNFKQETGEGVVLVDFWAPWCGPCKMIAPVLEELDADMGDKVKIAKVDVDENQETAGQFGVMSIPTLLVLKNGEVVDKTVGFQPKEALAELLNKHL, from the coding sequence TTGGCAATTTTAAACGTAACAGACCAAAACTTTAAGCAAGAAACTGGCGAAGGTGTAGTCTTAGTAGACTTCTGGGCACCTTGGTGTGGACCTTGTAAAATGATCGCACCTGTATTAGAAGAGTTAGATGCAGACATGGGTGACAAAGTGAAGATCGCGAAAGTTGACGTTGATGAAAACCAAGAAACAGCTGGTCAATTCGGCGTTATGAGTATCCCAACTTTATTAGTATTAAAAAATGGTGAAGTTGTAGATAAAACAGTTGGTTTCCAACCGAAAGAAGCTCTAGCTGAATTATTAAACAAACACCTATAA
- a CDS encoding MarR family winged helix-turn-helix transcriptional regulator, with protein MTQQQNVIKNEKSVANIEKSLRYIATLVKQKGREILSNYTITPPQFVALQWLLEGGDMTIGELSTKMYLACSTTTDLVDRMEKNELVQRVKDPNDRRVVRIHLLEEGERIIAEVVKKRQEYLQGILVNYTPEEILVLEKCLSRLHQDMKE; from the coding sequence ATGACACAACAACAAAATGTTATTAAAAACGAAAAATCAGTAGCAAATATTGAAAAGTCATTACGATATATCGCTACTTTAGTAAAACAAAAAGGACGCGAAATCTTAAGTAATTATACGATTACGCCTCCACAATTCGTTGCTTTACAATGGTTATTAGAAGGCGGAGATATGACAATTGGAGAGCTATCTACTAAAATGTATTTAGCTTGTAGTACAACGACAGATTTAGTGGACCGTATGGAAAAGAACGAATTAGTCCAACGTGTAAAAGATCCAAATGACCGTAGAGTAGTACGTATTCATCTTCTAGAAGAAGGTGAAAGAATTATCGCGGAGGTAGTAAAGAAACGTCAAGAATATTTACAAGGAATATTAGTGAACTACACTCCTGAAGAAATATTAGTTTTAGAAAAATGTTTATCGCGTTTACATCAAGATATGAAAGAATGA
- the uvrC gene encoding excinuclease ABC subunit UvrC: MNTLIKEKLAVLPDQPGCYLMKDEQGTIIYVGKAKVLKNRVRSYFTGSHDGKTLRLVNEIVDFEYIVTSSNIEALILELNLIKKHSPKYNVMLKDDKRYPFIKITSDRHPRLIITRKVQKDKGKYFGPYPNVQAANETKKLLDRIYPLRKCSTLPDRVCLYFHMGQCLAPCVETVTETTNKQIVDEIVRFLNGGYKEIKQELTEKMTTAAEQLDFERAKEFRDQILHIEATMEKQKMEMNDFVDRDVFGYAVDKGWMCVQVFFIRQGKLIEREASLFPIYNEPEEDFLTFIGQFYDKASHFVPKEIYLPSTIEIELVEKLLDTKIYLPQRGKKKQLVTLAEKNANVALKEKFTLIERDENRTIKAVENIGAKLGIKAPLRIEAFDNSNIQGTDAVSAMVVFIDGKPNKKDYRKYKIKTVKGPDDYESMREVVRRRYSRALKEGLALPNLIIIDGGKGHIQAVKDVLENELNLFIPLAGLSKDEKHRTSELISGDNFELVRLDRNSQEFYLLQRIQDEVHRFAITFHRQLRSKSVFQSSLDGIEGVGEKRKKALLKHFGSITKIKEASIEELQKAGVPLKAAENIFQHLRNEN; this comes from the coding sequence GTGAACACATTAATTAAAGAAAAATTAGCCGTATTACCCGACCAACCAGGCTGTTATTTAATGAAAGACGAACAAGGTACTATTATATATGTTGGTAAAGCCAAAGTGTTAAAAAATCGTGTTCGATCTTATTTCACGGGCTCTCATGATGGAAAAACATTAAGACTAGTCAATGAGATAGTTGACTTTGAATATATCGTCACCTCTTCTAATATTGAAGCACTTATATTAGAACTTAATTTAATAAAAAAACATAGTCCTAAATATAACGTCATGTTAAAAGATGACAAACGATATCCGTTTATTAAAATCACATCAGATCGCCATCCTAGATTAATAATTACTAGGAAAGTTCAAAAAGATAAAGGGAAATATTTTGGCCCATATCCAAATGTACAAGCTGCAAATGAAACAAAAAAATTATTAGATAGAATTTATCCTTTAAGAAAATGCTCTACTCTACCAGATAGAGTTTGTTTGTATTTTCATATGGGACAGTGCTTAGCACCATGTGTTGAAACAGTAACAGAAACAACAAACAAACAAATTGTAGACGAGATTGTTCGATTTTTAAATGGTGGTTATAAAGAAATTAAACAAGAACTAACAGAAAAGATGACAACTGCAGCTGAACAACTAGATTTTGAGCGAGCAAAAGAATTTCGAGATCAAATATTACACATAGAAGCAACAATGGAAAAGCAAAAAATGGAGATGAATGATTTTGTAGATAGAGATGTATTTGGCTATGCGGTTGATAAAGGTTGGATGTGTGTTCAAGTTTTCTTTATTCGACAAGGGAAACTTATTGAGCGTGAAGCTTCTTTGTTTCCGATATACAATGAACCTGAAGAAGACTTCTTAACTTTCATTGGCCAATTTTATGATAAAGCAAGCCATTTCGTACCAAAAGAAATCTATTTACCATCTACAATTGAAATAGAATTAGTAGAAAAGTTATTAGATACAAAAATATATCTGCCTCAACGAGGAAAGAAAAAACAGTTAGTCACTTTAGCAGAAAAAAATGCGAACGTTGCATTAAAAGAAAAATTCACATTAATAGAACGAGATGAAAATAGAACGATTAAAGCAGTTGAAAATATTGGTGCAAAGCTCGGTATTAAAGCTCCATTACGCATTGAAGCTTTTGATAACTCGAATATTCAAGGTACAGATGCAGTTTCGGCAATGGTAGTATTTATTGATGGAAAGCCTAATAAGAAAGATTATCGAAAATATAAAATTAAAACAGTAAAAGGACCTGATGATTACGAATCGATGAGAGAAGTCGTTAGAAGGCGATATTCGAGAGCGTTGAAAGAGGGATTGGCACTTCCTAATCTTATCATTATTGATGGTGGTAAAGGGCATATCCAAGCAGTGAAAGATGTATTAGAGAATGAGTTGAATTTGTTTATTCCACTTGCAGGTTTATCGAAAGATGAAAAACATCGAACGAGTGAACTTATTTCAGGCGATAATTTCGAATTGGTGAGATTAGATAGAAATAGCCAAGAATTTTATTTACTACAACGAATACAAGATGAAGTGCACCGCTTTGCTATCACTTTTCACCGCCAACTCCGATCTAAGTCCGTTTTTCAATCTTCTTTAGATGGGATTGAGGGTGTTGGTGAGAAGCGGAAAAAAGCATTATTGAAACATTTTGGGTCCATTACAAAAATAAAAGAAGCTTCTATAGAAGAGTTACAAAAAGCGGGAGTCCCATTAAAAGCAGCAGAAAATATTTTCCAACACTTAAGAAATGAAAATTAA
- a CDS encoding YslB family protein, translated as MSNESINETVEKVKVPAFGYELLREVLLPEVFGKDHAQLMYWSGKQLARKFPLSTIDEIISFFDEAGWGNLHIQDEKKYEMTFVLEGGYVARRCDVNKDASFQLEAGFIAEQIQRMKDKTTEAIEEIKKKNKRVITVQWDK; from the coding sequence ATGAGTAATGAATCAATAAACGAAACAGTAGAAAAAGTTAAAGTGCCCGCCTTTGGATACGAATTATTGCGTGAAGTATTACTTCCAGAAGTATTCGGCAAAGATCATGCCCAGTTGATGTATTGGTCTGGTAAACAACTAGCAAGAAAGTTCCCTTTATCTACTATAGATGAAATTATTTCCTTTTTCGATGAAGCAGGTTGGGGAAATTTACATATTCAGGATGAAAAGAAATATGAAATGACGTTTGTGTTAGAAGGTGGATATGTTGCTAGAAGATGTGATGTAAATAAAGATGCATCCTTCCAATTAGAAGCAGGATTCATTGCCGAGCAAATACAGCGCATGAAAGATAAAACAACGGAAGCTATAGAAGAAATAAAAAAGAAAAATAAAAGAGTTATTACGGTTCAGTGGGATAAGTAG
- the sdhA gene encoding succinate dehydrogenase flavoprotein subunit yields MSKKVIVVGGGLAGLMATIKVAEAGVPVDLFSLVPVKRSHSVCAQGGINGAVNTKGEGDSPLEHFDDSVYGGDFLANQPPVKAMCEAAPGIIHLLDRMGVMFNRTPEGLLDFRRFGGTQHHRTAFAGATTGQQLLYALDEQVRRHEVSGLVTKYEGWEFLGSIIDDEGICRGVVAQNLTSMEIVSFPADAVIMATGGPGIIFGKSTNSVINTGAAASIVYQQGAYYANGEFIQIHPTAIPGDDKLRLMSESARGEGGRVWTYKDGKPWYFLEEKYPAYGNLVPRDIATREIFDVCVNQKLGINGENMVYLDLSHKDPKELDIKLGGIIEIYEKFMGDDPRKVPMKIFPAVHYSMGGIWVDYDQMTNIPGLFAAGECDYSQHGANRLGANSLLSAIYGGMVAGPKAVEYMKGLEKSADSLSSSLFDRYVKEEEAKWNNIMSMNGTENAYVLHKELGEWMTDNVTVVRYNDKLLKTDEKIVELLERYENININDTARWSNQGAAFTRQLSHMLQLARVITIGAYNRNESRGAHYKPEFPDRNDEEFLKTTMAKFTGAKSAPAFHYEDVDTSLIPPRKRDYTKKK; encoded by the coding sequence ATGAGTAAAAAAGTTATTGTTGTCGGCGGTGGACTTGCTGGTTTAATGGCGACTATAAAAGTAGCAGAAGCTGGCGTTCCTGTAGATTTATTTTCATTAGTTCCAGTAAAACGTTCTCACTCAGTGTGTGCCCAAGGTGGAATTAACGGGGCGGTAAACACGAAAGGTGAAGGAGATTCTCCTCTTGAACACTTTGATGATTCCGTATACGGTGGAGACTTTTTAGCTAACCAACCACCTGTAAAAGCAATGTGTGAAGCTGCACCTGGAATTATTCACTTATTAGACCGTATGGGAGTTATGTTTAACCGTACTCCAGAAGGATTACTAGATTTCCGTCGTTTCGGAGGTACACAACATCACCGTACAGCATTCGCTGGAGCTACGACTGGTCAACAGTTACTTTATGCACTAGACGAGCAAGTACGTCGTCATGAAGTTTCTGGTTTAGTAACAAAGTATGAAGGTTGGGAATTTTTAGGTTCTATCATTGATGATGAAGGAATTTGTCGTGGAGTTGTTGCACAAAACTTAACATCAATGGAAATCGTATCATTCCCTGCAGACGCTGTTATTATGGCAACAGGTGGACCTGGTATTATCTTTGGTAAGTCTACAAACTCTGTTATTAATACAGGGGCAGCAGCTTCCATCGTATATCAACAAGGTGCATACTATGCAAACGGAGAATTCATTCAAATTCACCCAACAGCAATTCCTGGAGACGACAAGTTACGTCTAATGAGTGAAAGTGCTCGTGGTGAAGGTGGACGTGTTTGGACATATAAAGACGGTAAACCTTGGTACTTCCTAGAGGAAAAATATCCTGCATACGGAAACCTAGTACCACGTGATATCGCAACTCGTGAAATTTTTGATGTGTGTGTTAACCAAAAGTTAGGTATTAACGGCGAAAACATGGTTTACTTAGATCTTTCTCATAAAGATCCGAAAGAACTAGACATTAAACTTGGTGGTATTATCGAGATTTATGAAAAGTTCATGGGTGATGACCCACGTAAAGTACCAATGAAAATCTTCCCAGCGGTTCACTATTCTATGGGTGGAATTTGGGTTGACTATGATCAAATGACAAACATTCCTGGATTATTCGCAGCAGGTGAGTGTGATTACTCCCAACATGGTGCAAACCGTTTAGGTGCTAACTCATTACTTTCTGCTATTTATGGTGGTATGGTAGCTGGACCTAAAGCTGTTGAATATATGAAGGGCTTAGAAAAGTCTGCTGATTCTTTATCTTCTTCCCTATTCGATCGTTATGTAAAAGAAGAAGAAGCAAAATGGAACAACATCATGAGCATGAATGGTACAGAAAATGCTTATGTACTTCATAAAGAGCTTGGTGAGTGGATGACGGATAACGTAACTGTTGTACGTTACAACGACAAGCTATTAAAAACAGATGAGAAAATCGTAGAGTTATTAGAGCGTTATGAAAACATCAATATTAACGATACTGCAAGATGGAGCAACCAAGGAGCGGCGTTCACTCGTCAATTATCCCACATGTTACAACTTGCTCGTGTTATTACAATTGGTGCTTACAACCGTAACGAAAGCCGTGGAGCTCACTATAAACCAGAATTCCCAGATCGTAACGATGAAGAGTTCTTAAAGACTACAATGGCTAAATTTACTGGCGCTAAATCTGCTCCAGCATTCCATTATGAGGATGTAGATACGTCACTAATTCCGCCACGTAAGCGTGACTACACAAAGAAAAAATAG
- a CDS encoding succinate dehydrogenase cytochrome b558 subunit, with protein sequence MAQNNEFLLRRLHSLLGVIPVGLFLIQHLVINYFATRGPEAFNNAAHFMENLPFRYVLEIFVIALPILFHAIYGLYIAFTAKNNVSKYGYVRNWMFALQRITGVITLIFVVWHVWETRIAAALGADVNYNMMAEILASPAMFWFYIVGVIATIFHFANGLWSFLVSWGITVTPRSQMIATYVTIGIFFALSYVGVRALLAFV encoded by the coding sequence ATGGCTCAAAATAATGAATTCTTATTAAGAAGACTCCATTCACTACTAGGGGTAATTCCTGTGGGACTCTTCCTAATTCAGCATTTAGTTATTAACTACTTTGCTACAAGAGGGCCAGAAGCTTTTAACAACGCGGCACACTTTATGGAAAACTTGCCGTTTCGTTACGTTTTAGAAATTTTTGTAATTGCACTTCCTATTTTATTCCATGCTATTTACGGATTATACATTGCATTCACTGCGAAAAACAATGTAAGTAAATATGGCTATGTACGTAACTGGATGTTCGCATTACAACGTATCACTGGAGTTATTACATTAATATTTGTTGTATGGCACGTATGGGAAACGAGAATTGCTGCTGCACTTGGAGCAGATGTTAACTACAATATGATGGCTGAGATTTTAGCTTCTCCAGCTATGTTCTGGTTCTATATTGTTGGTGTAATTGCAACGATTTTCCACTTTGCAAATGGCTTATGGTCATTCTTAGTAAGCTGGGGTATTACTGTAACTCCTCGTTCTCAAATGATTGCTACTTACGTAACGATTGGTATTTTCTTTGCCCTTTCTTACGTTGGAGTAAGAGCATTACTAGCATTCGTATAA
- the sdhB gene encoding succinate dehydrogenase iron-sulfur subunit, which produces MATETMVTFIIERQDGPDGKTYEETFNLPYRPNMNVISALMEIRRNPVNADGKETTPINWDMNCLEEVCGACSMVINGKPRQSCTALVDQLEQPIRLQPMKTFPVVRDLQVDRSRMFDSLKKVKAWIPIDGTYDLGPGPRMPEKKRQWAYELSKCMTCGVCLEACPNVNSKSDFIGPAPLSQVRLFNAHPTGAMNKGERLNAIMGDGGLANCGNSQNCVQSCPKGIPLTTSIAALNRDTTFQMFRNFFGSDEV; this is translated from the coding sequence ATGGCTACAGAAACAATGGTTACTTTTATCATTGAGCGTCAAGATGGTCCAGATGGTAAAACATATGAAGAAACATTTAATTTACCTTATCGACCAAATATGAACGTAATTTCTGCATTAATGGAGATTCGTCGTAATCCAGTGAACGCAGATGGTAAAGAAACAACACCAATCAACTGGGATATGAACTGTTTAGAAGAAGTTTGTGGAGCATGTTCTATGGTTATCAACGGAAAGCCTCGTCAGTCTTGTACGGCGCTTGTTGATCAATTAGAGCAACCAATCAGACTTCAACCGATGAAGACATTCCCAGTAGTACGTGACTTACAAGTTGATAGAAGTCGTATGTTTGATTCTTTGAAAAAGGTTAAAGCATGGATTCCTATCGATGGAACGTATGATCTTGGACCTGGACCTCGTATGCCAGAGAAAAAGCGTCAATGGGCTTATGAACTTTCTAAATGTATGACGTGTGGAGTATGTTTAGAAGCATGTCCAAATGTGAACAGCAAATCTGACTTCATCGGACCTGCTCCATTATCTCAAGTTCGTCTATTCAACGCACATCCAACTGGTGCAATGAATAAAGGTGAACGTTTAAATGCGATTATGGGTGATGGTGGGTTAGCTAACTGTGGTAACTCCCAAAACTGTGTTCAATCATGTCCAAAAGGTATTCCTTTAACTACATCGATTGCTGCACTAAACCGTGATACTACTTTCCAAATGTTCCGTAACTTCTTCGGAAGTGACGAAGTTTAA
- the gerE gene encoding spore germination transcription factor GerE, with product MKEKEFQPKPLLTKREREVFELLVQDKTTKEIAGELFISEKTVRNHISNAMQKLGVKGRSQAVVELLRMGELEL from the coding sequence TTGAAGGAGAAAGAGTTTCAACCAAAGCCATTGCTCACTAAAAGAGAAAGAGAAGTTTTTGAACTGTTAGTACAAGATAAAACAACGAAAGAAATCGCGGGAGAGTTATTCATAAGCGAAAAAACAGTTCGGAACCATATTTCAAACGCTATGCAAAAGCTTGGAGTTAAGGGGCGATCTCAAGCAGTTGTCGAGCTACTTCGTATGGGAGAGCTAGAGCTTTAA
- a CDS encoding ABC transporter ATP-binding protein, translating to MSFIQLHQVTKYFHNSKQPAVNSLDLSINEGEIITLLGPSGCGKTTTLRMLAGFEQPSTGTIRVGNEIVYDHRRSLPPEKRGIGMVFQDYALFPHLTIEKNVAFGLNKYKSKEKKERVQEVLELVGLADYAKRVPSELSGGQQQRVALARALAPKPLVVLMDEPFSNLDAGLRERMRFDITNILRKANTTAIIVTHDQKDAFAVSDRVVVMKDGEIQQVASPREMYRCPKNCFVAQFVGKTNLLTGKLDQDLKHVQTHIGKVCLPVATEKSMDEVKISIRPEGCRLVEEGKGRYFGVVERVTYSGEYQELYIRLRSDINEEPMVLYAPVNQDIEIGAVVSFDIQSELVALVD from the coding sequence ATGAGTTTTATACAATTACATCAAGTAACAAAATATTTTCATAATTCCAAGCAACCAGCAGTGAATTCCCTCGACTTATCAATAAATGAAGGTGAAATTATTACATTACTTGGCCCTAGTGGATGTGGAAAAACAACAACATTGAGAATGTTAGCGGGTTTTGAACAACCATCTACTGGTACAATTAGAGTTGGCAATGAGATAGTGTATGATCACCGTCGTTCACTTCCACCGGAAAAACGCGGAATTGGAATGGTTTTTCAAGATTACGCACTTTTCCCACATTTAACAATAGAAAAAAATGTAGCATTTGGCTTAAATAAATATAAATCAAAAGAAAAGAAAGAACGTGTACAAGAAGTATTAGAGTTAGTTGGTCTGGCTGACTATGCAAAGAGAGTTCCAAGTGAATTATCTGGTGGACAACAACAACGTGTAGCTCTTGCTAGAGCACTTGCACCGAAACCATTAGTAGTACTGATGGATGAGCCATTTAGTAATCTAGATGCGGGACTTAGAGAAAGAATGCGTTTTGACATTACAAACATTTTACGTAAAGCTAATACAACTGCAATTATCGTTACACATGATCAAAAAGATGCTTTCGCTGTTTCTGACCGTGTTGTAGTCATGAAAGATGGAGAAATTCAACAAGTTGCTTCACCACGCGAAATGTATCGTTGTCCGAAAAATTGCTTTGTTGCACAATTTGTAGGAAAAACGAACCTATTAACAGGAAAACTAGACCAAGACTTAAAGCATGTTCAAACTCATATAGGTAAGGTTTGTCTACCTGTAGCTACTGAAAAATCAATGGATGAAGTGAAAATCTCTATTCGTCCAGAAGGTTGTAGGCTTGTAGAAGAAGGAAAAGGACGTTATTTTGGCGTAGTGGAACGAGTTACCTATAGCGGAGAGTATCAAGAGTTATATATAAGACTTCGTTCAGATATAAATGAAGAGCCTATGGTCTTATACGCACCTGTAAATCAAGATATTGAAATTGGAGCTGTAGTATCATTTGATATTCAATCCGAATTAGTGGCATTAGTGGACTGA
- a CDS encoding aspartate kinase — MSIIVQKFGGTSVGSVERIQNVAEKVINEVKNGHQVVVVVSAMGKTTDQLVKLASEINAEPSKRDMDMLLSTGEQITISLLSMALQVKGYEAVSLTGWQAGIRTEPVHGNARITDIETDNVIEHLNNGKVVIVAGFQGITSNNEITTLGRGGSDTSAVALAAALKARKCDIYTDVTGVFTTDPRYVESARKLPSISYDEMLELANLGAGVLHPRAVEFAKNYGVKLVVRSSMENEEGTIIEEEVSMEKSLVIRGIAFEDQITRVTVCGLPNELHTLSTIFTTLAKHGINVDIIIQSILDKDTTNISFSVKTNDVKGTVDVLENYREHLAFTHIEQESNLAKVSIVGSGMISNPGVAAEMFQVLATEGIHVKMVSTSEIKVSTVVDEEKMLNAVEALHVAFELGEGAVEELKA; from the coding sequence ATGTCAATCATTGTACAAAAGTTTGGTGGAACTTCTGTTGGATCAGTAGAACGCATCCAAAATGTTGCAGAAAAAGTAATTAATGAAGTGAAAAATGGTCACCAAGTAGTAGTAGTAGTATCTGCGATGGGTAAAACAACAGATCAATTAGTGAAACTTGCGTCAGAAATAAATGCTGAGCCAAGTAAACGTGATATGGACATGTTACTTTCTACTGGAGAGCAAATTACTATTTCATTACTTTCAATGGCGCTACAAGTAAAAGGTTATGAAGCTGTATCGCTGACTGGATGGCAAGCGGGTATCCGTACAGAGCCCGTACACGGAAACGCAAGAATTACGGATATAGAAACGGATAATGTTATAGAGCATTTAAATAATGGAAAAGTCGTTATTGTTGCAGGATTCCAAGGGATTACTTCTAATAATGAAATTACAACGCTAGGTCGTGGCGGTTCAGATACATCAGCGGTTGCTTTAGCAGCAGCATTGAAAGCTAGGAAGTGTGATATTTATACAGATGTTACTGGCGTTTTTACGACTGATCCACGATATGTAGAATCAGCCCGTAAACTACCATCAATTTCCTACGATGAAATGTTAGAATTAGCAAATTTAGGTGCAGGCGTACTTCATCCTCGCGCAGTGGAGTTTGCGAAAAACTATGGGGTAAAGCTTGTTGTTCGTTCAAGTATGGAAAATGAAGAAGGTACAATTATTGAGGAGGAAGTTTCAATGGAAAAGAGTTTAGTAATTAGAGGGATTGCGTTTGAAGATCAAATAACGAGAGTGACAGTTTGTGGATTACCTAATGAATTACACACATTATCAACTATTTTTACAACGCTTGCAAAACACGGAATAAATGTAGATATTATTATTCAATCTATTCTAGATAAAGATACAACAAACATTTCTTTCTCTGTAAAAACGAATGATGTGAAGGGAACAGTGGATGTGTTAGAAAACTATCGTGAGCATTTAGCCTTTACACATATTGAACAAGAGAGTAACTTAGCTAAAGTATCTATTGTAGGCTCTGGCATGATCTCCAACCCTGGTGTTGCAGCTGAAATGTTCCAGGTGTTAGCTACAGAAGGTATTCATGTGAAGATGGTTAGTACGTCAGAAATTAAAGTATCTACAGTTGTAGATGAAGAGAAAATGCTAAATGCAGTTGAAGCATTACACGTAGCGTTTGAATTAGGAGAAGGTGCGGTAGAAGAATTAAAGGCCTAA